In the Pirellulales bacterium genome, one interval contains:
- a CDS encoding SgcJ/EcaC family oxidoreductase: MKTTPFLCLLYGALLAGAAAAADKPQTKPTPSKPAAPSTAARQPAPSRADDEKTLRTLAADFVKAFNEQDAKAIAAQFAPQAEMVDLEGNVVQGREAIEKSYAEHFEEPLLTIAVEIESLRFVGDNLAIEDGQLVLTSEDHDLTLRTRYSTVHVREGGRWLVASSRDVVNPNDRVPPHEHLEQLAWLVGDWVEEGGDSIVATSCRWDENKNFLLSEYTVQVAGQITMSGTQRIGWDPLTRQIKTWTFDGDGGYGEGFWHRDGDRWLVKLEGVSADGRAGSVTQIHTRVNDHTRTWRAVDRMLGGEPLADINEITVVRRAPKPKQPPAQSGK; the protein is encoded by the coding sequence ATGAAAACGACGCCGTTTCTCTGTTTGTTGTATGGTGCCCTGTTGGCCGGGGCCGCCGCGGCTGCCGATAAGCCGCAGACCAAACCGACGCCGTCCAAACCGGCGGCGCCAAGCACCGCCGCCCGCCAACCCGCCCCCAGCCGGGCCGACGACGAAAAGACGTTGCGAACGCTGGCGGCCGATTTTGTCAAAGCATTCAACGAACAAGACGCCAAAGCCATCGCCGCGCAGTTCGCCCCACAGGCGGAAATGGTCGACTTGGAGGGCAACGTCGTGCAGGGACGCGAAGCCATCGAAAAGTCGTATGCCGAGCACTTCGAAGAGCCGTTGCTGACCATCGCCGTCGAAATCGAATCACTGCGGTTCGTCGGCGACAACCTGGCCATCGAAGACGGGCAGCTCGTGCTGACCAGCGAAGACCACGATCTGACGCTTCGCACCCGATACAGCACGGTCCACGTCCGCGAAGGCGGCCGCTGGCTGGTGGCCAGCTCGCGCGACGTGGTCAACCCCAACGATCGCGTGCCGCCGCACGAGCACCTGGAGCAGCTCGCGTGGCTGGTCGGCGATTGGGTCGAGGAAGGAGGCGACTCGATCGTCGCCACTTCCTGCCGCTGGGACGAGAACAAGAACTTCCTGCTCAGCGAATACACGGTCCAGGTGGCCGGCCAAATTACGATGAGCGGCACGCAGCGCATCGGCTGGGACCCGCTCACCCGGCAGATCAAGACCTGGACCTTCGACGGCGACGGCGGATATGGCGAAGGTTTTTGGCACCGCGACGGCGACCGCTGGCTCGTCAAGCTCGAAGGCGTTTCGGCCGACGGCCGCGCCGGATCGGTGACGCAGATCCACACTCGCGTCAACGACCACACGCGCACCTGGCGGGCCGTCGATCGCATGCTTGGCGGCGAGCCGCTGGCCGACATCAACGAAATCACGGTGGTCCGCCGGGCGCCCAAACCCAAACAGCCGCCGGCCCAGAGCGGCAAATGA
- a CDS encoding ThiF family adenylyltransferase encodes MDRYSRQIRFAPLGDDGQRRLLASRVLVCGCGALGSVLANTLARAGVGKLRIVDRDFVETSNLQRQVLFDEDDVAANLPKAIAAANKLRRINSEIEIEPIVADVDATNIERLLEGVDCLVDGTDNFETRFLINDAAVKLGIPWVYGGSIGAGGQTMTILPGETPCLRCLITEAPPPGTTETCDTAGILGPIVNVIASIQATEAIKILAGRREAVQRSLLVIDLWENRFLAMKARGLREGSDCPTCVRRKFEWLSGERGSHTAVLCGRNAVQLAQPGRAAVSLDALAQKLSGVGRLTRNPFLLRLEVGGFTLTIFPDGRAIIGGTDDIATARSVYAKYIGA; translated from the coding sequence ATGGACCGTTACTCCCGCCAAATCCGCTTTGCCCCACTGGGCGACGACGGGCAACGTCGCCTGCTGGCCAGCCGGGTGCTGGTCTGCGGCTGCGGAGCGCTGGGCAGCGTGCTGGCCAACACGCTGGCACGGGCGGGCGTCGGCAAGCTGCGGATCGTCGATCGCGATTTTGTCGAGACGAGCAATTTGCAACGGCAAGTCTTGTTCGATGAAGACGACGTGGCGGCGAACTTGCCCAAGGCGATCGCCGCCGCAAACAAGCTGCGCAGGATCAATTCCGAAATCGAAATCGAGCCGATCGTGGCTGATGTGGACGCGACGAACATCGAGCGATTGTTGGAAGGCGTCGATTGCCTGGTCGACGGCACCGACAACTTCGAGACCCGCTTTCTGATCAACGACGCGGCGGTCAAGCTGGGCATCCCCTGGGTCTACGGTGGGTCGATCGGGGCGGGGGGCCAGACCATGACGATTCTGCCCGGCGAAACGCCTTGCCTCCGCTGCCTGATCACCGAAGCGCCGCCGCCGGGAACCACGGAAACGTGCGATACGGCGGGCATTCTCGGCCCGATCGTCAACGTGATCGCGTCGATTCAGGCCACCGAGGCCATCAAAATTCTTGCCGGACGGCGAGAGGCGGTGCAGCGGTCGCTGCTGGTGATCGACCTGTGGGAGAACCGCTTTCTGGCGATGAAGGCCCGCGGCCTGCGCGAAGGGTCCGATTGCCCCACTTGCGTGCGGCGAAAGTTCGAGTGGTTGTCGGGCGAGCGCGGCTCGCACACCGCCGTGCTCTGTGGCCGCAACGCCGTGCAGCTCGCTCAGCCCGGCCGCGCCGCCGTCTCGCTCGATGCGCTGGCTCAAAAGCTGTCGGGCGTCGGTCGTCTCACACGGAATCCTTTTCTATTGCGGTTGGAGGTCGGCGGCTTCACGCTAACCATCTTTCCTGATGGCCGCGCCATCATCGGCGGCACGGACGACATCGCCACCGCCCGGAGCGTCTATGCCAAGTATATTGGAGCGTGA
- a CDS encoding tetratricopeptide repeat protein — MANAPMAGHLPGTTHFPGAGLGFVPGFPAHRPATVGGFGHGAGWAGGIPGHGLGWEGGVPGAAGHWANAHPYSWYNGHWHDHWHGNGFGGYGGGWGYPLGWGMTGWGMGSLWYQSGYMPYYNPYYNAAAGGWNYAQPIPAPAIATAPAAIPPAPGLADAANPNVDAAIERFRMGEFADALVLIDGVIQAQPSDAAAHELRALIQFAMQDYAGAAATIHAVLAIGPGWDWTTLSSIYSDMRVYMGQLQALEVYVDDHPRQADARFLLAYHYLTAGHTDAATAQLQRVVSLMPDDKLAAELLRMVGGKGTAPQVAAQPAPRADVPPVDPAALDGNWHARRDDGARFGLTLSPDTSFIWKFSQQQQTQTISGNYSIDNGLLILRGTSGGAMVGQVSAADGDRFIFKPRGGPADDPGLTFTR; from the coding sequence ATGGCCAACGCGCCGATGGCCGGACACTTGCCCGGCACCACGCACTTTCCGGGTGCGGGGCTTGGATTCGTGCCCGGTTTTCCCGCCCACAGACCCGCAACGGTCGGCGGATTCGGTCACGGAGCTGGTTGGGCGGGCGGTATTCCAGGCCACGGATTAGGCTGGGAGGGCGGCGTGCCGGGTGCGGCCGGCCATTGGGCGAACGCTCATCCTTATTCCTGGTACAACGGCCATTGGCACGATCACTGGCATGGCAATGGCTTTGGCGGCTACGGGGGCGGTTGGGGATATCCGCTTGGCTGGGGAATGACCGGCTGGGGGATGGGCAGTCTTTGGTATCAGAGCGGCTACATGCCGTACTACAATCCGTACTACAACGCCGCCGCCGGCGGATGGAACTATGCTCAGCCGATCCCTGCTCCCGCCATCGCCACCGCGCCGGCCGCCATCCCGCCCGCGCCGGGCCTGGCCGACGCGGCCAATCCCAACGTCGATGCCGCCATCGAACGGTTTCGGATGGGCGAATTCGCCGATGCGCTGGTGCTGATCGACGGCGTCATTCAGGCCCAGCCCTCCGACGCCGCCGCGCACGAGCTGCGCGCGCTGATCCAGTTCGCGATGCAGGACTACGCCGGGGCGGCGGCCACCATCCATGCGGTGCTGGCCATCGGTCCCGGCTGGGACTGGACCACGCTGAGCAGCATCTATTCCGACATGCGGGTTTACATGGGGCAATTGCAGGCCCTGGAAGTCTACGTTGACGATCATCCCCGGCAGGCCGACGCGCGGTTCTTATTGGCCTATCACTACCTGACCGCGGGCCACACCGATGCCGCGACCGCTCAACTCCAGCGCGTGGTGAGCCTGATGCCCGATGACAAGTTGGCCGCCGAGTTGTTGCGGATGGTGGGCGGGAAGGGCACTGCGCCGCAGGTCGCCGCGCAACCGGCGCCGCGTGCGGACGTGCCGCCGGTCGATCCGGCCGCACTGGATGGCAACTGGCACGCCCGCCGCGACGACGGAGCGCGGTTCGGCCTGACCCTCTCGCCCGACACATCGTTTATCTGGAAGTTTTCTCAACAGCAGCAGACGCAAACCATTTCGGGCAACTACAGCATCGACAACGGGCTGCTGATTCTGCGCGGCACGAGCGGCGGCGCGATGGTCGGCCAGGTGAGCGCGGCCGACGGCGACCGCTTTATCTTCAAGCCGCGGGGCGGCCCGGCCGACGATCCGGGCTTGACGTTTACGCGGTAA
- a CDS encoding helix-turn-helix domain-containing protein codes for MTAAAEKFHVATNHVRMACAEHGAQPRVAQPTSNVRMLQIVADIARGKSRKQICDERCLSRERVRQIKDKAEAAGSIKSHFAAALRRCRKANGLTQADAAAIAGIGQTHWSAYESGSSTNPSLDHIIAMAAALGVKVSELLDSPPAPDATAMLRHEREIDPKRNQNA; via the coding sequence GTGACGGCGGCGGCCGAGAAGTTTCATGTCGCGACGAACCACGTAAGAATGGCCTGCGCCGAACATGGCGCCCAACCGCGCGTAGCGCAGCCCACATCCAATGTCAGGATGCTCCAAATCGTGGCGGACATTGCGCGAGGCAAGTCGAGAAAGCAGATCTGCGACGAGCGGTGCTTGAGCCGCGAACGCGTCCGTCAGATCAAGGACAAAGCGGAAGCCGCCGGAAGCATCAAGTCGCATTTCGCGGCAGCTCTCCGCCGCTGCCGCAAGGCCAACGGACTCACGCAAGCCGACGCGGCGGCGATCGCCGGGATCGGCCAGACACACTGGTCCGCTTACGAGTCGGGCTCATCGACGAACCCCAGTTTGGATCACATCATCGCGATGGCCGCCGCGCTCGGCGTCAAGGTCAGCGAATTGCTGGACAGCCCGCCGGCGCCTGATGCCACCGCGATGCTTCGCCACGAACGGGAAATCGACCCGAAACGGAATCAAAACGCCTAA
- a CDS encoding BatA domain-containing protein: protein MPPPFLLLAFFNHPAMLAWLAAAAAPLIIHLLSRRRYRETQWAAMQYLLAAVRKNARRIRIEQWLLLAVRTLLVVLVVLALAEPYFTQAGLKLMSGGRTHKVLVLDASYSMAYVNNDKSRFDRARELAKRIVDDSSQGDGFTLLLLASPPRVVVGTPVFERQDFLEELQNVRVLDADADLPGTLAKVEQVLTAAHREYPRLAHDEVYFLTDLGRNTWMPDLRGATAVSDFRARSERLAASATLVVADLGQDGAENIAVTGLRPLEPYAALARDTPLEADLHNFGRQQRPRQPVELFVDGRRAGESRVDLPANGSATTALNYRFDTPGDHTVEIRAAGDSLDVDNHRWLALPVVSHLRVLCINGKPAGGDFQGATDYLVVALAPNGPTDERSVIQPEVMTERALLETDIDQYDCVFLCNVAQFTAGEARLLDAYVRGGGGLVVFLGDQVRPENYNQQLAAEDDGVQLLAAKLGQPAPLNRDEPYLFNALGYQHPIVAPFRGRDRAGLLTTPTYQYIKLQPEEPSKVALAFTTGDAAIVERRVGAGRSIVVATTADASWTGWPMWPSYVPVVQELVAAAVRGRLEERSLKVGQTLSGTIAGGGELLVTIEPPVGEPQAVRAVADDGASHWTFEGVDRSGMYGVDFVPPLAKHELYAANVDTAESDLTRITLDDLRDDVWPGVDFEAFDGRVAAEEPSSAIVRQYALHHWLLYAALALLLVETGLASWLGRRAA, encoded by the coding sequence ATGCCGCCGCCCTTCCTGCTCCTGGCCTTCTTCAACCATCCCGCCATGCTGGCGTGGTTGGCGGCCGCGGCGGCGCCGTTGATCATCCATCTGCTTTCGCGGCGGCGCTATCGCGAGACGCAATGGGCCGCGATGCAATATCTGCTGGCCGCCGTCCGCAAAAACGCCCGCCGAATTCGCATCGAGCAGTGGCTGCTGCTGGCCGTGCGCACGCTGCTGGTGGTCCTGGTCGTGTTGGCGCTGGCCGAGCCTTATTTCACGCAGGCCGGGCTGAAGCTCATGTCGGGCGGACGCACGCACAAAGTGCTGGTGCTCGATGCGTCCTATTCGATGGCGTACGTCAACAACGACAAGAGCCGCTTCGACCGCGCCCGCGAGCTGGCCAAGCGAATCGTCGACGACAGCAGCCAGGGCGATGGCTTTACGCTCTTGCTGCTGGCGTCTCCGCCGCGTGTCGTCGTCGGCACGCCGGTCTTCGAGCGGCAGGATTTTCTCGAAGAACTCCAAAACGTGCGCGTACTCGATGCCGATGCCGATCTGCCGGGCACGCTGGCGAAGGTCGAGCAGGTGCTGACGGCGGCCCATCGCGAATACCCGCGGCTGGCCCACGACGAAGTCTATTTCCTCACCGATCTGGGCCGCAACACGTGGATGCCCGACCTGCGCGGGGCGACCGCTGTATCCGACTTTCGCGCCCGTAGCGAGCGATTGGCGGCGTCGGCAACGCTGGTGGTGGCCGACCTGGGGCAAGACGGCGCGGAAAACATCGCCGTCACCGGGCTGCGGCCGCTGGAGCCGTACGCCGCACTGGCCCGCGACACTCCGCTGGAAGCCGATCTGCACAACTTCGGGCGTCAGCAGCGGCCCCGCCAGCCCGTCGAGCTGTTCGTCGATGGCCGCCGCGCGGGCGAGTCGCGCGTCGATCTGCCGGCCAACGGTTCGGCGACGACGGCGCTCAACTACCGCTTCGATACGCCGGGCGACCACACGGTCGAGATCCGCGCGGCGGGCGACTCGTTGGATGTCGACAACCATCGTTGGCTGGCACTGCCCGTCGTCAGTCATCTGCGGGTGCTGTGCATCAACGGCAAGCCGGCGGGCGGCGATTTTCAGGGGGCCACCGATTATTTGGTGGTGGCGCTGGCGCCCAACGGGCCGACCGACGAGCGCTCGGTCATCCAGCCCGAAGTCATGACGGAGCGGGCATTGCTGGAAACCGATATCGATCAATACGATTGCGTGTTCCTTTGCAACGTGGCCCAGTTTACGGCGGGCGAAGCGCGCCTCCTCGACGCCTACGTGCGCGGCGGCGGCGGGTTGGTCGTGTTTCTGGGCGATCAGGTGCGGCCGGAGAATTACAATCAGCAATTGGCGGCCGAGGACGACGGCGTCCAGTTGCTAGCGGCGAAGCTGGGCCAGCCGGCGCCCTTGAATCGCGACGAGCCGTATCTTTTCAACGCGCTCGGCTACCAGCATCCGATCGTGGCCCCCTTCCGCGGGCGCGACCGGGCGGGCCTGCTCACCACGCCCACCTATCAATACATCAAGCTGCAGCCGGAAGAACCGTCCAAGGTGGCGCTGGCGTTCACGACCGGGGATGCCGCGATTGTGGAGCGTCGCGTCGGCGCGGGCCGCTCGATCGTGGTGGCGACGACTGCCGACGCGTCCTGGACCGGCTGGCCCATGTGGCCGAGTTATGTGCCCGTCGTGCAGGAACTCGTGGCCGCGGCCGTGCGGGGCCGGCTTGAAGAACGTAGTCTGAAGGTCGGCCAGACGCTTTCAGGCACGATCGCCGGCGGCGGCGAACTGTTGGTCACCATCGAGCCGCCCGTGGGAGAGCCGCAGGCGGTGCGGGCGGTGGCCGACGACGGTGCGAGCCATTGGACCTTCGAGGGCGTCGACCGCAGCGGCATGTACGGCGTTGATTTTGTCCCGCCGTTGGCGAAGCACGAGCTGTATGCGGCCAACGTCGATACGGCGGAGAGCGATTTAACGCGCATCACTCTCGATGACCTGCGCGACGACGTTTGGCCCGGCGTCGATTTCGAAGCGTTCGACGGCCGGGTTGCCGCCGAGGAGCCAAGTTCGGCCATCGTGCGGCAATATGCCCTGCACCATTGGCTGCTCTACGCCGCTTTAGCCTTGCTGCTGGTCGAGACCGGCCTGGCAAGCTGGCTGGGACGGCGGGCGGCGTAA
- a CDS encoding ABC transporter permease, translating into MKKLLGLTAFLVVLYVAMLAADESARSLSNHLNLGKRTGLYGIISLGAGMLIISGGIDLSIGSVVGFCATIMALLLVRLHWHPAAATAAVLATGAAIGLMNGLVVTKLRVQAFVVTLCGLFIYRGAARWLAGDKVQGLGNAFPEWKYWLAKSRDLLGLPMSLVIFLALAAVATVFLHFSIHGRYLYAIGSNEQAARYAGVPTDRYRILAYVLCSTLAAFFSVLFLMEENSVQPSSTGNFFELYAIAGAVLGGCSLRGGEGSVLGILIGAAIIRILPTFTQMWKVASSLEYTVIGGALLLGALLDEFLRRRAEKGGGR; encoded by the coding sequence ATGAAAAAGCTTTTGGGCCTGACCGCCTTCCTGGTGGTCCTTTACGTGGCGATGCTGGCGGCCGACGAGAGCGCTCGCTCGCTCAGCAACCATCTGAATCTCGGCAAGCGGACCGGCCTGTACGGCATCATCAGCCTGGGAGCGGGCATGCTCATCATCAGCGGCGGCATCGACCTCTCGATCGGTTCGGTGGTGGGCTTTTGCGCCACGATCATGGCCCTGTTGCTGGTGCGTTTGCACTGGCATCCCGCCGCGGCCACGGCGGCGGTGCTCGCCACGGGGGCGGCCATCGGGCTGATGAACGGGCTGGTTGTCACCAAGCTGAGGGTGCAGGCGTTTGTGGTGACGCTGTGCGGATTGTTCATTTATCGCGGCGCCGCCCGCTGGCTGGCCGGCGACAAAGTGCAGGGACTGGGCAACGCGTTTCCGGAGTGGAAGTATTGGCTGGCCAAAAGCCGCGACCTGCTGGGGCTGCCGATGTCGTTGGTCATTTTTCTCGCATTGGCGGCGGTGGCCACGGTCTTTCTGCACTTCAGCATCCACGGACGCTACCTGTATGCCATCGGCAGCAACGAGCAGGCCGCCCGATATGCGGGCGTGCCGACCGACCGCTACCGCATTCTGGCTTACGTGCTGTGTTCGACGCTGGCGGCTTTTTTCTCGGTATTGTTTCTGATGGAGGAGAACTCGGTGCAGCCGAGCAGCACGGGCAACTTCTTCGAGTTGTATGCGATCGCCGGCGCCGTGCTGGGAGGATGCAGTTTGCGGGGCGGCGAGGGAAGCGTGCTGGGCATCCTGATCGGAGCCGCTATCATCCGCATCCTGCCCACCTTCACGCAAATGTGGAAAGTCGCCTCCTCGTTGGAATACACGGTGATTGGCGGCGCGCTGCTCTTGGGGGCGCTGCTCGACGAGTTCTTGCGTCGCCGCGCGGAGAAAGGCGGCGGACGTTAG
- a CDS encoding bifunctional acetate--CoA ligase family protein/GNAT family N-acetyltransferase has translation MPVHNLDKIFRPKSVAVIGASEQPGKVGHTVLHNLLSFGFGGAVHAVNPKQSSVQGVPAVAHVGQLSPPPDLAVICTPAPTVPGVVRECGEAGTRGIVILSAGFREVGPEGRALEEEIRREAERYEGLRIIGPNCLGVIAPQIGLNASFASTMPKAGHVAFLSQSGALCTSVLDWALDENIGFSNFVSIGNMLDVGVGDLIDYFGADPATRSIVLYIESITDARQFMSAARAFARSKPIVVYKAGRFPQSAKAAASHTGAMAGVDAVYDAALERAGAVRVTQVDDLFDCAELLARKHIPKGPRLAIVTNAGGPGVMATDALLARQGTLATLSDDLRAKLDDVLPSFWSHGNPVDVLGDAPPERLAKALELVLRDGDVDAALVMLTPQAMTDPTGTARAVGEVASRFHKPVLAVWMGGPSVREGVRLLNDVGVPTYATPVHAIRAFMYLIRYAKNLETLYETPREVPLTFKLDRPSARGRFHDLASKGQDILSEDDSKELLDAYGIPTTLPLRARDADEAVKVANLVGYPVVLKIASPDITHKTDVGGVALNLANQDQVRAAYERVTLAARQRRPEARIEGVTVERMMAAPDGVELILGAKQDPVFGAVIMVGAGGVTAELFQDRALGLPPLNERLATRMLESLRSWPLLNGYRGRPAVEVDRLIDVIMRFSYLVADFPEIVEIDVNPLLVTPQEVLALDARMVIDRQRMNAAPRPFSHLAIRPYPEQYVRRVTLTDGGEAVFRPIKPEDEPLWHELLASCSPESLWSRFRGFLKEVTHEMATRFCYLDYDRELAIVAELEVDGVQKLAGVARLVADPDHQQAEYALLVGDRWQSRGLGGLLTDYSLEIARDWQLRRITAETMRDNTRMLAIFRDRGFELDHSLAGDVVLVRKRLDGLEPEAAGPS, from the coding sequence GTGCCCGTTCATAATCTCGACAAGATTTTCCGTCCGAAGAGCGTGGCCGTGATTGGCGCCAGCGAACAGCCGGGCAAGGTCGGCCATACGGTCTTGCACAATCTACTCAGCTTCGGTTTCGGCGGGGCCGTCCATGCGGTCAATCCCAAGCAGTCGAGCGTGCAGGGCGTGCCTGCCGTGGCCCACGTCGGCCAGCTCTCGCCTCCGCCCGATCTGGCCGTGATCTGCACGCCGGCGCCCACGGTGCCCGGCGTGGTGCGCGAGTGCGGCGAGGCCGGCACGCGGGGCATTGTGATTCTCTCCGCCGGGTTTCGCGAAGTGGGACCGGAAGGCCGCGCGCTGGAAGAGGAGATTCGCCGCGAAGCCGAGCGCTACGAAGGTTTGCGGATCATCGGCCCGAACTGCCTGGGCGTGATCGCCCCGCAGATTGGGCTGAACGCCAGTTTCGCCTCGACCATGCCCAAGGCGGGCCATGTCGCCTTTCTCTCGCAGTCGGGCGCCTTGTGTACGTCGGTGCTCGATTGGGCGCTCGACGAGAACATCGGCTTCTCCAACTTCGTCTCGATCGGCAACATGCTCGACGTGGGCGTCGGCGACCTGATCGACTATTTCGGCGCCGACCCGGCCACCCGGTCGATCGTGCTCTACATCGAGTCGATCACCGACGCCCGGCAATTCATGTCGGCCGCGCGGGCCTTTGCCCGCTCCAAGCCGATCGTGGTCTACAAGGCGGGCCGCTTCCCGCAGTCGGCCAAGGCCGCCGCTTCGCACACGGGAGCGATGGCCGGCGTCGACGCCGTCTACGACGCCGCGCTGGAACGCGCCGGTGCGGTGCGCGTCACGCAAGTCGACGACCTGTTCGATTGTGCCGAGCTGCTCGCGCGAAAGCACATTCCCAAGGGGCCGCGGCTGGCCATTGTCACCAACGCCGGTGGTCCGGGCGTGATGGCCACCGACGCCCTGCTGGCCCGGCAGGGGACGCTGGCCACGCTCTCCGACGATTTGCGGGCCAAGCTTGACGACGTGCTTCCTTCGTTCTGGTCGCACGGCAATCCGGTCGACGTGCTCGGCGACGCGCCGCCTGAACGCCTGGCGAAAGCGCTCGAGTTGGTGCTGCGCGACGGCGACGTCGACGCGGCGCTGGTCATGCTCACGCCCCAGGCCATGACCGATCCCACCGGCACCGCACGGGCAGTGGGCGAAGTCGCGTCACGGTTTCACAAGCCGGTGCTGGCGGTGTGGATGGGCGGCCCCTCGGTGCGCGAGGGCGTGCGGTTGCTCAACGACGTGGGCGTGCCGACCTACGCCACGCCGGTACATGCCATCCGTGCCTTCATGTATCTCATCCGATATGCCAAGAACCTGGAAACGCTTTACGAGACGCCTCGCGAAGTTCCGCTGACGTTCAAGCTCGACCGCCCGTCGGCCCGCGGCCGCTTTCACGACCTGGCTTCGAAGGGGCAAGACATTCTCTCGGAGGACGATTCGAAAGAGCTGCTCGACGCCTACGGCATTCCCACCACCTTGCCGTTGCGTGCCCGCGACGCCGACGAAGCGGTCAAGGTGGCGAATCTGGTGGGCTATCCGGTGGTGCTGAAGATCGCGTCGCCTGACATCACGCACAAGACCGACGTGGGCGGGGTGGCCCTGAACCTGGCCAACCAGGACCAGGTGCGGGCGGCGTATGAACGCGTCACGCTGGCCGCCCGTCAGCGTCGGCCGGAGGCCCGCATCGAGGGCGTGACGGTCGAACGGATGATGGCGGCGCCCGACGGCGTGGAGTTGATTCTCGGCGCCAAGCAAGATCCGGTGTTTGGGGCGGTGATCATGGTCGGAGCGGGCGGCGTGACGGCGGAGTTGTTTCAGGACCGGGCCTTGGGCCTGCCGCCCTTGAACGAGCGGCTGGCCACGCGGATGCTCGAATCGCTGCGGTCGTGGCCGCTGTTGAACGGCTATCGGGGCCGGCCGGCGGTCGAGGTCGATCGGCTGATCGACGTCATCATGCGGTTCTCTTATCTGGTGGCCGATTTTCCGGAGATCGTCGAGATCGACGTCAATCCGCTGCTGGTCACGCCGCAAGAGGTGCTGGCGCTCGATGCGCGGATGGTGATCGATCGCCAGCGGATGAACGCGGCGCCGCGGCCGTTCAGCCACTTGGCCATCCGGCCGTATCCGGAGCAGTACGTGCGCCGCGTGACGCTGACCGACGGCGGAGAGGCCGTGTTCCGTCCGATCAAGCCGGAAGACGAGCCGCTCTGGCACGAGTTGCTGGCGAGTTGCTCGCCCGAATCGCTTTGGTCGCGCTTCCGCGGCTTCTTGAAGGAAGTCACGCACGAAATGGCGACCCGCTTCTGCTACCTCGACTACGACCGCGAGCTGGCGATTGTGGCGGAATTGGAGGTCGACGGCGTGCAGAAGCTGGCCGGCGTGGCACGGCTGGTGGCGGATCCCGATCACCAGCAGGCGGAGTATGCGCTGTTGGTGGGCGACCGTTGGCAGTCGCGCGGATTGGGCGGACTGCTGACCGATTACAGCTTGGAGATCGCACGCGACTGGCAGCTCCGCCGCATCACGGCCGAGACCATGCGCGACAACACTCGCATGCTGGCCATTTTCCGCGACCGCGGCTTCGAGCTGGATCACAGCTTGGCCGGCGACGTGGTGCTGGTCCGCAAGCGGCTCGACGGTCTGGAGCCGGAAGCGGCGGGACCGTCGTAA